The DNA window GCGAGCGCGTTGCCGTCGACGTGGGCGGGCATCAGGCACCTCCGAAGCGTTCGGTCTTCACCCGCGCGGGATCGTGGCCGAGCGACACGAGGCCGTCCGCGACCGCCTCGACGAACCCAGTCGGTCCGCACACGAACACGGTCAGGTCATCGGCCGGCGGCAGCGTCAGCTCGGCGAGGTCCGTACGGTCGAGCCGTTTCGGCTTACGGGCAAAGCCATCCGGCGCGCGCCGCGTGTACGCGAACGTGATCTCGACGTCGCCAGCATTGTCGAGCTCGGGGGCGAACAGCACGTCGTCCGGGGTACGCGCGGAGTACAGCAACCGGAACGGCGCGACACTCGATGACGTCCGCCGCGCGCGGATCATCGCCGCTAGCGGCACGATCCCCGAGCCGCCCGCGACGAGCTGAACAGGCCCGACGTCGGCGGGCCGCCAGACGAACCAGCCACCGAGCGGTCCGCGGATCTCCAGCTGGTCGCCTGCTCGTACTTCGTCAACCAGGTAAGGCGAAACCTCGCCATCGACCACCTTGTCCACGCCGAGCTCGACCAGCTGACCAGGACCGACCGACGCGATCGAGTACGACCGGACCGCCTGGTACCCGTCCTCGGCGGTGAGTCGCAGGTCGAGGTGCTGTCCGGCAAGATTGCCTTGCCAGCCTGGAACATCGAGCACGATGCTCCGCGCGGTCGAGGTCAGCCTGGCCGTCGAGGCGACGGTCGCGGCTCGCCAGGTGGTCACGAGTAGCGCTGCTCGAGCCAGGGATCGCCGTACAGGTGGTACCCG is part of the Tenggerimyces flavus genome and encodes:
- a CDS encoding ferredoxin reductase produces the protein MTTWRAATVASTARLTSTARSIVLDVPGWQGNLAGQHLDLRLTAEDGYQAVRSYSIASVGPGQLVELGVDKVVDGEVSPYLVDEVRAGDQLEIRGPLGGWFVWRPADVGPVQLVAGGSGIVPLAAMIRARRTSSSVAPFRLLYSARTPDDVLFAPELDNAGDVEITFAYTRRAPDGFARKPKRLDRTDLAELTLPPADDLTVFVCGPTGFVEAVADGLVSLGHDPARVKTERFGGA